The region CGCGAAAGCAAAGTCGATCGGCAAGTAGCAAATCGTGATGTCCCGATTCTCTTTATTGAATAACTGAGTGAGTTGCTCCCGTCCTGTTGGTGTGTTGCATGTTAGTACAAAAGGAGTATCAGGGTGTTCGGCCAGTAATGCTCTTATCAGTGGCGCGGCAGCCAGTACTTCACCGACAGAGGCACAGTGCACAATAATTGATTGCTGTGATGTACCAGAGGGGGCTGCGCCGAACCGTTCAGAGAAATTGGCTTTATACAAGGCGTTTTTTTTTCCTCTGATAACGTACAGATACACCACAATGATTGGGCACAATACTAACAGTAGAAGGGAATATAAATGTCGAATCATGGCAGCCATTAATGTATAAAACGCTTATTTTAACTTGTCGGCCTGAAAAAGCGATAACAGGCGTACAAATTATCACAGTTGTTGAGGTGCTCCGCGGACGGGAATTTGCTAGGATCGGGCAAAATCCCTAATTTCAAAGGTTTTAAGTTGTCCTTTCGTAAAATCACGCTGTCTTCATTGTGTCTGCTAGGTGCAGCGCAGTCTTTTGCCATGCCAACGGCTTTTTTACCGTTAGGTAAAGACAACATTCTTGAATACCAAATTGATCAGATGTTTGTTTTAACGGGCACAGCCCCAATGGCTAAGCCTTATCGAATTACTGAAATCAATAAAACTCTGTCTCAGCTCAAAACGCTCGATCCTGCCTTGTTTCAGAGTATCAAAACACGATTAGCCCCTTATCTGCAAAGGGATGCGATTACACGTCGTGGCGTCAAATTGAGAATAGACTCGGGCGAAACACAGCAGCTTGCAAACGACAGGGGAAACCACAGTAGTGAATATGCGGAGTTATCGATTGATGGGATATGGCGTGGCAGCGATACCAGCCTGGTTCAAATCGGTGCGGAGTATCGTGTGGATGCTGGCAAGGTTGTGCCCTATAACACTTTCTATGCTTTAGGTGGAGATAATCTGCAGCTGACTTTAGGCTATAAAGAGCATTGGTTCTCGCCGTTCAAGCACAGTGCTCAGGTATACTCAAATAATGCCAAAGCTCCATTGTCCGCTTCGCTAGGCTTAAACCTACCGCTGGACAACTGGTGGAATTTTGACTTCGAGCTGTTTTATTCTGAACTAGAACATGTTGAAAAAGGTATTAGTTATCAAGGTGAGTTGCATGACGGCACACCAAAACTAGCTGGTACGCACATCAGCTTTGAGCCGCTGGACAACTGGAAAATCGGCATAAACCGAATGATGCAGTTTGGGGGAGGACCAAGAAAGGTCGACCTGAAAGATGTTGTAAAAGCCTATTTTGACCCTGCCGGTAACGATAACAGCGGGCTAACAGGTGGTAGGGATAATGAGCTGGGAGACCAATGGGCTACTATCACCAGTACATTTACAACTAATTGGATCCAACCTGTTCAGTGGTATCTGGAATATGGTGGTGAAGATACCAAAAATCATAAAAACTACCAGTTTGGTAATACGGTAGCCAGTTTTGGTGTGTACCTGCCATCACTGACCAAAGATATCACACTGCGCTACGAATATACCAATATGCACAGTCTCTGGTATGTAAACGGAATTTATGAAAAATCGGGTAACACAATAGATGGATTTGTGGTGGGTCATGCAGCGGCGAACCAGCGCACATTTGGAGATGCGACGCCTACAGATGTACAGATGTTGGAAGTGAGCTATCGAGAGAGTCTGGAGTCTCTTTGGCGAGTTAAACTCTCAACCATAGACAATACCAGCAATTACCTTAATGAACTTGGTCAAACTGGCGATGCATATGAGCAAGCTGTTGAGCTGTCTGTCTCCAACACACGGCAGATGTATGAGAAGCAAGTGGAAACATCACTGACCTACGGTAAAGACGTGTTCGGAGAAAGCTACACTTGGCTGTCGGTCGATGTATACTGGTAATTGGGTGCGAAGTGCCTCCTAATTATTAAAACACGGGTTATATTTGATTTTGCAACGAATGCAAAGTCGCATTATTTTTTAAGGATCACTATGTCAATCAATGATCACATCAAACAAAGCTATCAGGCCAGCTTAGAGCGACACATGGCGTTGTTCGCAAAAATGGCTGATTATCATACCCAGTCACTGGAATTACTGGCTGCTTGTAAAGCAACGCTGGAAGCTGGTGGCAAGGTGATCTGGTTTGGTAATGGTGGCAGTGCGGCTGATGCGCAACATTTAGCTGCTGAGTTTGTGGTTCGTTATAAGTTGGAGCGTGGGCCACTGGCGTCCATTGCGTTGACGACTGACACCTCCATTTTGACCGCGCACAGCAACGACTACCACTTTAATACGGTTTTTGAACGCCAGGTTCAGGCTCTGTGTAAACCTGAAGACTTGGTGATTGGCCTGACGACCTCGGGTACCAGTGAAAACATTAACCTTGCACTTAAGGCTGCGAACGAAATCGGCGCTTTTACCGTTGCTCTGACTGGCCGCAGTGGTGGGACAGTAAAAGATATTGCTAAGTTACCGATTATCATAGACTTTGACGAAACAGCACGGATCCAAGAAGCACATATGTTCATTGGCCACTGGTTATGTGAAGCTGTGGACATGGTTATTGCGGAGCAATCAGCATGAACCTGAGTGCACTGAGAAACTTAAATCAGGCCAAAGTCCTGGTAGTCGGCGATGTGATGCTGGACCGATATTGGCATGGTGACACAGGGCGCATATCTCCGGAAGCGCCTGTCCCGGTTGTCAAGGTTAGCAGCCTAGAAGACAAAGCTGGTGGTGCTGCAAACGTCGCGAAAAACATTGCTCACCTGGATGGACAGGTTGGCTTGTTGGGCCTTATTGGTGAAGACGACAATGGTCGTCAGCTGGAATCTATTCTGGCAAAAGAGCAGATTGCCTCGCAATTGGTGACGGTTGCTGAGTTGCCAACCATAGCTAAAATGCGCGTGATCAGCCGTCATCAGCAGGTTGTCAGGTTGGATCTTGAAGAGCCATTTATACAGTCTCATAGTCAGTTGCTATTGACCCGCCTGGAGCAGGTTGTAAACGACTATGATTTCATCCTGTTTTCGGATTACAACAAAGGTGCTTTGACTTGTATTGAACAGATGATTGCCGTCGCCAAAGCAGCAGGTAAAACGGTTCTGATTGACCCCAAATCTTCTGATCTGAGCCGCTATCGAGGTGCAGATTATATTACACCTAACCTCAATGAATTCCGACTTGCAGGTGGTGATGACCGTGATGAAGCAGCGCTGACAAGCAGCGCTAGAGCGCTGATAGAACAAGCCGGTATTGGTGCTATGCTACTGACTCGCTCGGAGCAGGGCATGTCGCTGATCACCCAAGATGAAAAACACGATTTTGCTGCACAGGTCCAGGAAGTGAGCGATGTGACAGGTGCTGGTGATACGGTGATCGCGACATTAACGACTATGTTGGGTGCCGGGTTTTCGGCCAGTGAAGCTGTCGAGCTGGCTAACCTGGCGGCAGGTATCGCTGTTGCTAAACTGGGCGCTGCAACTGTGACTCCAGAGGAACTGAGCCGTAAATTGGGCCAGTATCTGCGCCAAACCGGTGAGCATTATCAGACGCCATATGAGGAAGTACTCAAACACATCGAGTTTGCCAAACAAAACGGCGAAACCATAGTGTTTACCAATGGCTGCTTCGATATTCTGCATGCCGGACATGTGCGTTATCTGGCGCAAGCAAAGGCCAGAGGTGACAGACTGGTCGTGGGACTTAACAATGATGAGTCAATTTCCAGACTGAAAGGTCCGGAGCGGCCAATCAACCCACTCAATGAACGGGCTATGGTACTGTCGGCACTGGCTTCTGTTGACTGGGTGATCCCTTTCGGTAAAGAGAGTGAAAACGACACGCCTGCTAAACTGATTGAACAGATCAGCCCACATATTTTGGTGAAAGGTGGTGATTATCAGGTGTCTGAAATAGCTGGTGCTGATCATGTCTTAGCAATGGGCGGGCAGGTTGATGTCCTGCCATTTTTGGATGGATGCTCGACGTCGAATATCATTGCTAAGGCCAGAGAAACAGAGTAACCCCGCGATGTTATAGAGCAAAAAAGCCGGTTTATATCGGCTTTTTTGTCATTGCATCCTGATAAGCATCGAGACATGTTTGCCAGTCGTTCTCAGAACAGAAAAACTGTGCTGAACGCGATGCTTCTTTTTTAAGTGAACGTGCCAGCCTGTCTATGTTCGCCTGCTGCCAGGCGGTCTCTGGCGCTCTGAGTGCGCCCTTGTCAAAATCTATCAGGTAAACCTCGCCGCTCTCATCAAAGAGAATATTGTTGCAGTTTAAATCGTCATGATACGCTCCGGCCTGATGAAAGCGAGCGAGTGTAGATGCGACCCGCTGCCAATCTCGCACAGATAAAGGTGCCGATTGCAGCCGTTCACATAAGCTTTGTGCACCAGCGATTGCATCCGTTAATATATCGGCACGATAAATTCCTGCTGATACGCTCACGCGAGCTCCTAAAGGCGTTGGAACTGGTAACCCCAGACTGGCAAGCTGGTTGAGCAAATCCAGCTCCTGGTACACTCGGGTATGTTTTAGGCCGGTATACAAGTATTGATCTTTGAGTAATTTGCCAATTAAGCCTCCGCGCCAATAATGTTTGAGTACGGCGATATTATGTGGTGCATAACGCACGAACCATGCAGCTGCTCGACCCTGTTTAGACGTCACAACAGCATCGTGTTGTTGCCAGTAGATCAGGTTAAACCAGTCCAGAGACAATGCCTCAGGTGTATGGCTGGTACGAAGCAAATAATGAGTGTGGTGTTTTTCTATTTTTAGCATGACTTCTCTGTAGTGCGTGCTGCGACGACAGGCGTCAGTGTAACGACTTTTCCCTTCGGGGAAAATCTCACTGGTTGCAAAATGATGGGTTTTATTTAAGATCGGATGCTTATTTTCAGTTACAGGCGAAATGTGTGTCTCAGGCAATTTCTTCTATATGTATTCTTCGGCTTTCGGCCATTGGTGATGTATGCCATGCCGTTGCAGCGGTTCAGGCGATTCAGCGGGCGCACCCTCAGGCAAAGATCACTTGGGTGATTGGCAAGGTTGAAGCCATGCTATTGGCAGATCTGCCAGGGGTGGAATTTGTTATTTTTGACAAAAAGCAGGGGAAAGCGGCGTTTAAGCAGCTAAAAGCCCGGTTTAAAGGACACAAGTTCGATGTGCTTCTGCATATGCAGGTGGCGTTTCGCGCCAACCTGGCCGCTCGGTGTATTCCTGCGAAAGTTAAAATTGGCTTTGATAAGGGTCGTTCTAAAGAGCTACATTCGCTGGTGATCAACCAGCGCATTGCGCCACAAAGTGAGCCTCATGTGCTGGAAGGGTTTCAAAATTTTGCCCGTGCGATAGGTGCTGAGTGTGACGCCCCACGCTGGGAAATGCCGGTGAGTGATACTGACAAGCAGGAGGCACATGCACTTTTAAACGGGCTGACACGCATCTTTGTGATTTCTCCCGCGGCCAGCAAAGCCGAACGAAACTGGTTGCCCGAACGGTATGCTGCACTGGCAGAATATGCTACGGCGCAGGGTTTTAGCGTGGTGCTCACTGGTGGACCGACTGAGCTCGAGCGTACTCTCAGTGATGAAATAATTCGCCATACTCAGTGCGATATTTTAAATCTGGTTGGTAAAACAAAACTAAAAACCTTGTTATGCGTGTTAGAGCAGGCACAACTGGTGTTGGCGCCAGACACCGGACCTGCCCATATGGCGGTGACGGTTAGCACGCCCGTGATTGGTTTATACGCACACTCTAACCCTAAACGCACCGGTCCATACCTCTATCAGGATTATGTGGTTGAGGTTTACCATGACAGCGTCTTGGCACAAAAGGGCAAAACGGCACAGCAGCTTAAGTGGGGCACTCGTGTGAAGGGCAGCGATTTGATGAGTCAGATCTCTGTTGAACGGGTGACCCAGATGTTCGATCATGTAGTACAGCAGGAACAGTTATGACACACAAAGCCGTGTTTTTAGACAGAGATGGGGTGATCAATCAAGACCATGCCTATGTCCACAAGATTGAAGACTTTCAGTTTATAGATGGTGTATTTGAAGCATGTCAGCACTTTCAGGCTCAGGGCTACAAGCTTATCGTAGTCACTAACCAGTCGGGTATCGGTCGAGGCTATTATAACGAAGCTCAGTTTGTTCAGCTGACAGACTGGATGTGCAGGCAGTTTCTGGCCCATGGCATAGAAATTGAACGTGTGTATTTTTGTCCTCATCATCCGCATAAAGCCCAGCCCCCCTACCAGCGAGAGTGTGATTGTCGTAAACCTAATCCTGGGATGTTACTTCAGGCTATTGAAGAGTTTGATATCGATCCTAAGCGTAGTGTGATGGTTGGAGATAAAGGATCTGACATGCAGGCGGCACGCGCAGCAGGCGTGGCAACCAAGATACTGGTGGAATCTGGTCAGACTTTCACTGACGAAGTACGGGCAACGGCTGATTATGTGTGTGGCTCACTTCGTCAGGTTATTGATGTACCTCCGTTTATCTCATAAACGTTTACAATACGCTGGTGAACAAGATAATCACAAACCGTGCAATTGAGGTGCGAACCTTTTAAAATATCAACAATGATCTAAATGACACAGCCGGTATTGACCATAAACGATATCGGCGTTTTAGTGTGTGCCAGGTGTACACACTCCGTGCAACTAATGGAGACTCCCGATGAGAGCAGCGGCATTTTTCAGCCAGCTTCAGCAACAGATTGAAGAAGTAAAAGCTGAGGGTTTATACAAAAAAGAACGTGTGATCACTTCTCAGCAGCAAGCAGAAATCGCAGTATCAACCGGCGAAAGTGTTATCAACTTCTGTGCAAACAATTACCTTGGTCTGGCTAATCACCCAGACTTGATAGCTTCTGCTCAGCGTGGTCTGGACGATCATGGCTTTGGTGTGGCGTCTGTACGCTTTATCTGTGGTACTCAGGATATCCATAAAACACTGGAAGCCAAAATCAGC is a window of Pseudoalteromonas sp. R3 DNA encoding:
- a CDS encoding SIS domain-containing protein, with the protein product MSINDHIKQSYQASLERHMALFAKMADYHTQSLELLAACKATLEAGGKVIWFGNGGSAADAQHLAAEFVVRYKLERGPLASIALTTDTSILTAHSNDYHFNTVFERQVQALCKPEDLVIGLTTSGTSENINLALKAANEIGAFTVALTGRSGGTVKDIAKLPIIIDFDETARIQEAHMFIGHWLCEAVDMVIAEQSA
- a CDS encoding capsule assembly Wzi family protein; protein product: MSFRKITLSSLCLLGAAQSFAMPTAFLPLGKDNILEYQIDQMFVLTGTAPMAKPYRITEINKTLSQLKTLDPALFQSIKTRLAPYLQRDAITRRGVKLRIDSGETQQLANDRGNHSSEYAELSIDGIWRGSDTSLVQIGAEYRVDAGKVVPYNTFYALGGDNLQLTLGYKEHWFSPFKHSAQVYSNNAKAPLSASLGLNLPLDNWWNFDFELFYSELEHVEKGISYQGELHDGTPKLAGTHISFEPLDNWKIGINRMMQFGGGPRKVDLKDVVKAYFDPAGNDNSGLTGGRDNELGDQWATITSTFTTNWIQPVQWYLEYGGEDTKNHKNYQFGNTVASFGVYLPSLTKDITLRYEYTNMHSLWYVNGIYEKSGNTIDGFVVGHAAANQRTFGDATPTDVQMLEVSYRESLESLWRVKLSTIDNTSNYLNELGQTGDAYEQAVELSVSNTRQMYEKQVETSLTYGKDVFGESYTWLSVDVYW
- the gmhB gene encoding D-glycero-beta-D-manno-heptose 1,7-bisphosphate 7-phosphatase; this encodes MTHKAVFLDRDGVINQDHAYVHKIEDFQFIDGVFEACQHFQAQGYKLIVVTNQSGIGRGYYNEAQFVQLTDWMCRQFLAHGIEIERVYFCPHHPHKAQPPYQRECDCRKPNPGMLLQAIEEFDIDPKRSVMVGDKGSDMQAARAAGVATKILVESGQTFTDEVRATADYVCGSLRQVIDVPPFIS
- a CDS encoding glycosyltransferase family 9 protein; the encoded protein is MSQAISSICILRLSAIGDVCHAVAAVQAIQRAHPQAKITWVIGKVEAMLLADLPGVEFVIFDKKQGKAAFKQLKARFKGHKFDVLLHMQVAFRANLAARCIPAKVKIGFDKGRSKELHSLVINQRIAPQSEPHVLEGFQNFARAIGAECDAPRWEMPVSDTDKQEAHALLNGLTRIFVISPAASKAERNWLPERYAALAEYATAQGFSVVLTGGPTELERTLSDEIIRHTQCDILNLVGKTKLKTLLCVLEQAQLVLAPDTGPAHMAVTVSTPVIGLYAHSNPKRTGPYLYQDYVVEVYHDSVLAQKGKTAQQLKWGTRVKGSDLMSQISVERVTQMFDHVVQQEQL
- a CDS encoding 3-deoxy-D-manno-octulosonic acid kinase; the encoded protein is MLKIEKHHTHYLLRTSHTPEALSLDWFNLIYWQQHDAVVTSKQGRAAAWFVRYAPHNIAVLKHYWRGGLIGKLLKDQYLYTGLKHTRVYQELDLLNQLASLGLPVPTPLGARVSVSAGIYRADILTDAIAGAQSLCERLQSAPLSVRDWQRVASTLARFHQAGAYHDDLNCNNILFDESGEVYLIDFDKGALRAPETAWQQANIDRLARSLKKEASRSAQFFCSENDWQTCLDAYQDAMTKKPI
- the hldE gene encoding bifunctional D-glycero-beta-D-manno-heptose-7-phosphate kinase/D-glycero-beta-D-manno-heptose 1-phosphate adenylyltransferase HldE codes for the protein MNLSALRNLNQAKVLVVGDVMLDRYWHGDTGRISPEAPVPVVKVSSLEDKAGGAANVAKNIAHLDGQVGLLGLIGEDDNGRQLESILAKEQIASQLVTVAELPTIAKMRVISRHQQVVRLDLEEPFIQSHSQLLLTRLEQVVNDYDFILFSDYNKGALTCIEQMIAVAKAAGKTVLIDPKSSDLSRYRGADYITPNLNEFRLAGGDDRDEAALTSSARALIEQAGIGAMLLTRSEQGMSLITQDEKHDFAAQVQEVSDVTGAGDTVIATLTTMLGAGFSASEAVELANLAAGIAVAKLGAATVTPEELSRKLGQYLRQTGEHYQTPYEEVLKHIEFAKQNGETIVFTNGCFDILHAGHVRYLAQAKARGDRLVVGLNNDESISRLKGPERPINPLNERAMVLSALASVDWVIPFGKESENDTPAKLIEQISPHILVKGGDYQVSEIAGADHVLAMGGQVDVLPFLDGCSTSNIIAKARETE